Proteins found in one Neofelis nebulosa isolate mNeoNeb1 chromosome 3, mNeoNeb1.pri, whole genome shotgun sequence genomic segment:
- the LOC131506152 gene encoding small ubiquitin-related modifier 1-like, whose translation MSDQEAKPSAEDLGDEKEGEYIKLQVIGQENSEIHFKVKMTTHLKRLKEAYCQTQGVPVNSVRFLFAGQGIAGNHTPKELGMKEDVIEVHQEQTGGHSMI comes from the coding sequence ATGTCTGACCAGGAAGCAAAACCTTCAGCTGAGGACTTGGGggatgagaaggaaggagaatacATTAAACTCCAAGTCATTGGACAGGAGAACAGTGAGATCCACTTCAAAGTGAAAATGACAACGCATCTCAAGAGGCTCAAAGAAGCATACTGTCAAACACAGGGAGTGCCAGTAAATTCAGTCAGATTTCTCTTTGCAGGTCAGGGAATTGCTGGGAATCACACTCCAAAAGAACTGGGAATGAAGGAAGATGTGATTGAAGTTCATCAGGAACAAACAGGGGGACATTCAATgatttag